A region from the Algoriphagus machipongonensis genome encodes:
- a CDS encoding GMC oxidoreductase: MLQDSKEKRTYDAIVIGSGASGGWAAKELTEKGLKTLVLERGRMVKHIEDYPTASKAPWEFEFRGAVPLEKRSGVGGGRWLREETAHWALADDEQPIIQEKPFRWFRGYHVGGKSLLWARATQRWSDYDFEGPARDGFAVDWPIRTKDLNPWYEYVERFAGIAGSKDGLPELPDSEVMPGFELSCIENYYKEQLKANYGDRHLIQGRCAHLTDPQEIHKQQGRNKCQHQAMCNRGCVYGGYFSANASTLPWAEKTGNLTVRPDSVVESIIYDDAKGKATGVRIIDRHSNEAIEFYAKIIFVNASTIASNAILLNSKSSTFSAGIGNENGLLGKYLACHNYRGKGYATFEGFLDKANLGRNPGHAYVPRFRNVFKQDTDFLRGYSIGMSGGRGMSSDTSMIGDDLRDNLLNQKYNDVWGLASWMQGETVPVEDNHMRLSTDKVDKYGIPQIILSVEWKENDDKMAADFVAQQSEMYERAGFKNIKVEDSHSAPGSDIHEMGGVRMGKDPKDSLLNEWNQLHHCKNVFVTDGACMTSTSTQNPTLTFMALTARAANHAVEELNKQNL; the protein is encoded by the coding sequence ATGCTACAAGATTCAAAAGAAAAAAGAACATACGATGCCATTGTTATTGGTTCTGGAGCCAGTGGTGGATGGGCAGCAAAAGAATTGACAGAGAAAGGATTGAAAACGCTCGTTCTCGAAAGAGGTCGAATGGTCAAACATATTGAAGATTATCCAACTGCTTCTAAAGCTCCTTGGGAATTTGAATTCCGAGGTGCGGTGCCTTTAGAAAAAAGGTCAGGAGTCGGTGGAGGTAGATGGTTGAGAGAAGAAACTGCCCATTGGGCATTGGCAGATGACGAACAGCCAATTATTCAAGAAAAGCCTTTTCGATGGTTTAGAGGCTATCATGTAGGAGGGAAATCTCTCCTTTGGGCTAGAGCTACGCAACGCTGGTCAGATTATGATTTTGAAGGACCTGCCAGAGATGGATTTGCTGTTGATTGGCCGATTCGTACCAAAGATCTGAACCCCTGGTATGAATATGTGGAACGCTTTGCAGGAATTGCTGGGAGTAAAGATGGATTACCTGAGCTTCCAGATTCTGAGGTGATGCCAGGTTTTGAATTGAGTTGTATAGAGAACTATTATAAAGAGCAATTGAAGGCAAATTATGGAGATAGACATTTGATTCAAGGCAGATGTGCGCATTTGACTGATCCTCAGGAAATCCATAAACAGCAAGGCAGAAATAAATGCCAACATCAGGCCATGTGTAATCGGGGTTGTGTGTATGGAGGATATTTCTCCGCCAATGCTTCGACACTTCCATGGGCAGAGAAAACAGGTAATTTAACCGTCAGACCTGATTCTGTTGTCGAATCCATTATTTATGACGATGCCAAAGGGAAAGCAACTGGAGTAAGAATCATCGACCGGCATAGCAATGAGGCAATCGAGTTTTATGCGAAAATCATCTTTGTCAATGCCTCTACCATTGCGTCCAATGCGATCTTATTGAATTCAAAATCTTCTACATTTTCTGCTGGAATAGGCAATGAAAATGGTCTTTTAGGGAAGTATTTGGCTTGCCATAATTATAGGGGGAAAGGTTATGCGACCTTCGAAGGCTTTTTGGACAAGGCTAATCTGGGAAGAAACCCTGGGCACGCTTACGTTCCAAGGTTCAGAAATGTGTTTAAGCAGGATACCGATTTCCTTAGGGGATATTCCATTGGTATGTCAGGTGGAAGAGGGATGAGTTCTGATACGAGTATGATCGGAGACGATTTGCGCGATAATTTGCTTAACCAAAAATACAATGATGTCTGGGGCTTGGCCTCCTGGATGCAAGGAGAAACTGTTCCTGTTGAGGACAATCATATGCGTTTAAGTACTGATAAAGTCGATAAATATGGAATTCCTCAAATTATCCTTTCGGTAGAATGGAAGGAAAACGACGATAAAATGGCTGCAGATTTCGTGGCTCAGCAATCAGAAATGTATGAGCGGGCAGGTTTTAAAAATATTAAAGTGGAAGATTCACATTCTGCTCCTGGCTCTGATATTCACGAAATGGGTGGTGTAAGAATGGGGAAAGACCCAAAAGATTCCTTGCTCAATGAATGGAATCAATTACATCATTGTAAGAACGTTTTTGTGACCGATGGTGCCTGCATGACCAGTACCAGTACTCAAAACCCAACTTTGACTTTTATGGCTTTGACGGCTCGTGCGGCAAACCATGCAGTAGAAGAGCTAAATAAACAGAATCTGTAA
- a CDS encoding sugar phosphate isomerase/epimerase family protein, with amino-acid sequence MKKLSIIILAVLLSGLIPTLTFSQQKGDPLLQVPLGVQSYSFRNHWENGVESTLDMIEKMGFKELEGGAPGGMSAEEFVKLCAARGISIPSTGTGFEQLEENPEAVADRVKALGAKYVMVAWLPHNGDFTKANADRAIKAFNEGGKVLAENGITFMYHVHGYEFQPYENGTLFDYIVKHTDPKYVSFQMDIMWTHFGGGDPVALLKKYGDRWVSLHLKDLRKGAPKDMTGLTGPENDVVLGTGELDIPGILRESNKIGIKHMFLEDESDEELVNLPKSISYLKSLKY; translated from the coding sequence ATGAAAAAACTAAGCATAATTATACTTGCCGTGTTGCTATCTGGCTTAATTCCCACTTTAACTTTTTCGCAACAAAAAGGTGATCCACTTCTACAGGTTCCACTCGGTGTTCAATCTTATTCCTTTAGGAACCATTGGGAAAATGGGGTGGAGTCTACTTTGGATATGATTGAGAAGATGGGATTTAAGGAGCTGGAAGGCGGAGCGCCAGGAGGTATGTCTGCAGAAGAATTTGTAAAACTTTGCGCTGCTAGAGGGATCAGTATTCCTTCTACTGGCACCGGATTCGAGCAATTGGAAGAAAACCCTGAGGCTGTAGCAGATAGAGTGAAGGCTTTGGGAGCAAAATATGTGATGGTCGCGTGGTTGCCCCATAATGGAGATTTTACCAAGGCGAATGCTGATAGGGCAATCAAAGCGTTTAATGAAGGTGGGAAAGTACTGGCAGAGAATGGGATCACCTTTATGTACCATGTGCATGGATATGAATTCCAGCCTTACGAAAACGGAACCTTATTTGACTACATAGTCAAACATACCGACCCTAAATATGTCTCATTTCAAATGGACATAATGTGGACTCATTTTGGTGGAGGTGATCCGGTGGCTTTGTTAAAGAAATATGGAGACCGTTGGGTTTCACTTCATTTAAAAGATCTTAGAAAAGGTGCACCAAAAGATATGACGGGATTGACAGGGCCAGAAAATGATGTGGTCTTAGGAACAGGTGAGTTGGATATCCCTGGGATATTGAGAGAGTCAAATAAGATCGGAATCAAACACATGTTTTTAGAGGATGAGAGCGATGAGGAATTGGTGAACCTACCTAAAAGTATTTCTTACTTGAAAAGCCTGAAATATTAA
- a CDS encoding alpha/beta fold hydrolase: MKKILFAGLILVLSISYSLEAQVKYQNVEVNGSQIQVRVDGLEERKFLQPVVIFEAGLAEELNVWDKVFDQVSEFSPVLSYSRSGIGWSEPIAEEVSLESRAKQLHLLLQELDIEPPYIFVGNNWGNEVIREFAAKYPNQIKGMVYLDPIMDLDNVEDLTAYLEEQGLDGELLTQEYLEFQKSIKSRYSEANKQEVAAFLGLLEKNKLNWEAKEIPFKNSIILLGRGNDMYPMMDKLSMNSRKFYQLMIDGKVDFFEKYTLENNKSSLVLTSAGMNFLPLQRSLEITMAIQQLINTDVNLSIVSASMNLNVKEFDEFINGLETYVMPSLLDERTYNMLGYSLMRRDQYENALVLLKKNLEKHPESANVYDSYGEGLVAVGKVEEAIPMFEKAIKLGSHGPHRDLGLFKKNLEKSKNLLVGKK; the protein is encoded by the coding sequence ATGAAGAAGATACTTTTTGCGGGACTGATTTTGGTATTGAGTATAAGTTATTCACTTGAAGCCCAAGTGAAATACCAAAATGTTGAAGTAAATGGAAGCCAAATTCAAGTAAGAGTGGATGGTTTAGAGGAGAGGAAGTTTCTGCAGCCAGTAGTCATTTTTGAGGCTGGCTTGGCTGAGGAATTAAATGTTTGGGATAAGGTATTCGATCAGGTATCTGAATTTTCGCCAGTCCTTTCTTATAGTCGATCTGGCATTGGATGGTCCGAACCAATAGCAGAAGAGGTAAGCTTAGAAAGTAGGGCAAAACAGCTTCATTTATTACTTCAAGAGCTTGATATTGAGCCTCCCTATATTTTTGTGGGGAATAATTGGGGAAATGAAGTGATAAGAGAGTTTGCAGCTAAATACCCCAATCAGATCAAGGGAATGGTTTACCTCGATCCAATCATGGATTTGGATAATGTTGAAGATTTGACCGCATATCTAGAAGAGCAGGGATTGGATGGGGAGTTACTTACGCAAGAGTATCTTGAGTTCCAGAAATCTATAAAAAGTCGCTATTCCGAAGCAAATAAACAGGAAGTAGCTGCTTTTTTGGGACTTTTGGAAAAAAATAAGCTGAATTGGGAAGCTAAAGAAATTCCTTTTAAAAACTCTATTATTCTGCTGGGAAGAGGAAATGATATGTACCCTATGATGGACAAACTTTCCATGAACTCAAGAAAATTTTATCAACTTATGATCGACGGGAAAGTTGATTTTTTTGAAAAGTATACTCTTGAAAACAATAAATCTTCTTTGGTTCTAACTTCAGCCGGCATGAACTTTCTGCCTTTGCAAAGATCTTTGGAAATCACAATGGCGATCCAGCAATTAATTAATACGGATGTCAATCTATCCATAGTGTCAGCTAGTATGAATTTGAACGTGAAGGAGTTTGATGAATTTATCAATGGCTTGGAAACTTATGTTATGCCTTCGCTTTTAGATGAAAGAACTTATAATATGCTTGGCTATAGTCTGATGCGACGTGATCAATACGAAAACGCTTTAGTTTTACTTAAAAAAAATCTAGAGAAGCATCCTGAATCTGCCAATGTTTATGATTCCTATGGAGAGGGCTTGGTTGCTGTTGGGAAAGTAGAGGAGGCGATCCCAATGTTTGAAAAAGCTATAAAATTGGGTTCTCATGGTCCGCATAGGGATTTAGGGTTGTTTAAAAAGAACTTAGAAAAAAGTAAAAACCTGCTCGTAGGGAAAAAGTAA
- a CDS encoding sulfatase, with protein MYRFLASWLLFSLAFNSQAQHNDDFNVLIIHVDDLGWADIEPLGSDFYETPNITKLAKEGILFTNSYAAAAICSPTRAALLTGKYPARLGITDWIRAKFNQNSTSGLPGEYEVFENKPLKTPKIQGFLPLEEITIAERMKAHGYGTLHVGKWHLGEEGFYPEDQGFDVNIGGNDLGQPPSYFDPYLPAKPREFYEITTLKPRKEGEFLTDREGDEVVNYIQNQKGKKFFVHWAPYAVHTPIMGKPDLVEKYEQKEPGNQRNPVYAALVESVDQNVGKVLSELERMGLRENTLVIFTSDNGGLIGNYDNPITNNYPLKSQKGYPYEGGIRIPTIVSWPGKIPQGFVDETPIITMDWIPTILDFMGEDPTLPELEGVSLKPLLTERKDLAERDLFWYFPHYRLSDISPYVIVRSGGYKLIHYFDDTQDELYNLDYDMEEKVNVISTRGAIAEQLQQKIDQWLVYSNARLPIEK; from the coding sequence ATGTACAGATTCTTAGCAAGCTGGTTGCTGTTTTCACTTGCATTTAATTCCCAAGCTCAGCATAACGATGACTTTAATGTGTTGATTATCCATGTTGATGATTTGGGCTGGGCAGATATTGAGCCTTTGGGCAGTGATTTTTATGAAACTCCCAATATTACCAAACTAGCAAAAGAGGGGATACTTTTTACTAACTCCTATGCCGCTGCTGCAATTTGTTCTCCAACAAGAGCCGCTTTATTAACCGGGAAATATCCAGCTAGGTTAGGCATTACGGATTGGATTCGGGCGAAATTCAACCAAAATTCAACTTCAGGATTACCTGGAGAATATGAGGTTTTCGAAAATAAGCCACTAAAAACGCCAAAGATTCAAGGCTTTTTGCCCTTGGAGGAAATTACAATTGCTGAGCGGATGAAAGCCCATGGATATGGAACTTTACATGTAGGAAAATGGCATTTGGGAGAAGAGGGGTTTTATCCAGAAGATCAGGGTTTTGACGTTAATATCGGAGGAAATGACTTAGGTCAACCCCCAAGCTATTTTGACCCATATCTACCAGCAAAACCGCGGGAGTTTTATGAGATCACTACTTTGAAGCCACGCAAGGAAGGTGAGTTCCTTACCGACAGAGAGGGAGATGAGGTTGTTAATTATATCCAAAATCAAAAAGGAAAGAAATTCTTTGTCCATTGGGCCCCTTATGCGGTCCATACCCCTATCATGGGGAAGCCTGATTTGGTAGAAAAATACGAGCAAAAAGAACCCGGAAATCAACGTAATCCGGTTTATGCGGCTCTAGTAGAAAGTGTGGATCAGAATGTAGGGAAAGTGCTTTCTGAGTTGGAAAGGATGGGTTTGAGAGAAAATACTTTGGTGATTTTTACTTCCGATAATGGAGGATTGATCGGGAATTATGATAATCCAATCACCAATAATTACCCCCTAAAATCTCAAAAGGGATATCCTTACGAAGGAGGGATCAGAATTCCTACTATTGTTAGCTGGCCAGGAAAAATCCCACAAGGTTTTGTTGATGAAACTCCCATTATTACTATGGATTGGATTCCTACTATTTTGGATTTTATGGGAGAAGACCCAACTTTACCTGAACTGGAAGGGGTAAGCCTTAAGCCGCTTTTGACAGAAAGAAAGGACTTAGCTGAAAGAGATTTATTTTGGTATTTTCCTCATTACAGGCTTTCCGATATCAGTCCTTATGTGATTGTTAGATCTGGTGGGTATAAATTGATCCATTACTTTGATGATACCCAGGATGAGCTCTATAACCTGGATTATGATATGGAGGAAAAAGTAAACGTGATTTCGACAAGAGGAGCCATCGCAGAGCAATTACAGCAAAAAATTGATCAGTGGTTGGTATATTCTAATGCGAGACTTCCCATCGAGAAATAA
- a CDS encoding response regulator transcription factor, whose protein sequence is MNEKTTVLLAEDEIALGTIIQESLESRDFKVILCSNGEIAWEKYKSEQPEVLVLDVMMPKKDGFTLAEQIRKIDPFTPIIFLTSKGQTEDVVKGFGHGGNDYVRKPFSMEELIVRIHAQLDRRQLKNQQSDWLPIGKFEFHPTRQLLKFEENETPLTARETQLLQILLENQNDISDRSLILTKIWGNDDFFNARSMDVFITKLRKKLQKDPEIQILNIRGYGYKLVC, encoded by the coding sequence ATGAACGAGAAAACAACTGTCTTACTTGCCGAAGATGAAATCGCCTTAGGAACGATCATTCAAGAAAGTTTAGAAAGCCGAGACTTTAAGGTTATCCTTTGTTCCAATGGAGAAATTGCCTGGGAAAAGTATAAAAGTGAGCAGCCAGAAGTTTTGGTGCTTGATGTGATGATGCCCAAAAAAGATGGGTTTACTTTAGCTGAGCAAATCAGAAAAATTGACCCCTTTACTCCTATCATTTTCCTTACCTCTAAAGGACAAACCGAAGATGTAGTAAAAGGATTTGGGCACGGAGGAAATGATTACGTCAGGAAACCATTTAGCATGGAAGAACTCATAGTAAGAATCCATGCACAACTGGATAGAAGACAGCTGAAAAACCAACAAAGTGACTGGCTTCCTATTGGGAAATTTGAGTTTCACCCTACTCGCCAATTATTAAAATTTGAAGAGAATGAGACTCCCTTAACTGCTCGAGAGACTCAACTACTCCAAATATTACTCGAGAACCAAAATGACATTTCAGACCGAAGTTTAATCCTTACCAAAATTTGGGGAAATGACGACTTTTTCAATGCTCGAAGCATGGACGTTTTTATCACCAAATTACGTAAGAAGCTACAGAAGGACCCGGAAATCCAAATCCTGAATATCCGTGGCTATGGTTATAAGCTGGTTTGCTAA
- a CDS encoding sensor histidine kinase: protein MKKLQFKRIGILIAFTLVVSIGVQIYRNISQFKQIETQLTKDIQVSLDNALEAYFADLAKTDVVTLTESEFLEKSDSSGNDGLENNSLNFFNRIGKSKIVLKTLEGMEGIDSLHASWSTNDSLSFSSISTQLNFDSLTNKAVDKENQINIFRGLESADSIRHLKMLTNTIIISITRDSLNFEKINDLFQADLDRKGININYGLLHLAKDTIAGSYNYPDLQEMPFKTVTKSTFLPRGETLELYFENTALNLVKRGIFEILTSITFLGIISYALYFLYRTIRNQKEVAEIKQDLISNITHEFKTPIATTLSAIEGIEQFNPNNDPEKNKRYLGISKVQLHKLNNMVEKLLETATLDSEQLMLQKEETDVVPILRSLLQKYQTLAPEKSIDLEVPSYIKPVCIDAFHFENAISNLIDNALKYGGDQIRICLQQSEQTIIKVWDNGGKITSEQRDRIFEQFYRIPQGNLHDVKGFGIGLYYVKKILEKHDGKISLQTSKNSTSFITAWP, encoded by the coding sequence GTGAAAAAGCTGCAATTCAAGCGTATAGGTATTTTGATAGCCTTCACTTTGGTGGTTTCCATTGGAGTGCAGATCTATAGAAATATTTCTCAGTTTAAACAAATTGAGACCCAATTGACGAAGGATATCCAAGTCAGTCTGGACAATGCCTTGGAGGCATATTTTGCTGATTTAGCCAAAACTGATGTAGTCACACTGACAGAAAGTGAATTTTTAGAAAAAAGTGATTCCTCAGGAAACGATGGACTTGAAAATAACTCACTTAATTTTTTTAACCGGATAGGCAAAAGTAAAATCGTACTTAAAACCCTTGAAGGCATGGAAGGAATCGATTCTCTTCATGCGAGTTGGTCTACCAATGATAGCTTAAGCTTTTCGTCTATTTCCACCCAATTAAATTTTGACTCACTGACAAATAAAGCTGTCGACAAAGAAAATCAAATCAATATTTTCAGAGGCTTGGAATCAGCAGATAGTATAAGACACCTTAAAATGTTGACAAATACCATCATCATTTCTATCACCAGAGACTCACTTAATTTTGAAAAGATAAACGACCTCTTTCAAGCTGACTTAGATAGAAAGGGGATAAACATCAATTACGGCCTGCTTCACCTTGCCAAAGACACTATTGCTGGTTCTTACAATTACCCAGACCTGCAGGAAATGCCATTTAAAACAGTGACAAAATCTACTTTTTTACCAAGAGGTGAGACCCTGGAATTGTATTTTGAAAACACAGCATTGAATCTTGTCAAAAGAGGAATCTTTGAAATCCTCACTTCCATTACATTTTTAGGAATTATCTCTTATGCCTTATATTTTTTGTATAGAACAATTAGAAATCAAAAAGAAGTAGCTGAGATTAAACAAGACTTGATTTCAAATATTACTCATGAGTTTAAAACTCCGATTGCCACCACACTTTCAGCAATAGAAGGCATCGAGCAATTCAACCCTAACAACGATCCTGAAAAGAATAAAAGATACCTGGGAATATCTAAAGTTCAACTCCATAAGTTGAATAATATGGTGGAAAAATTATTAGAAACAGCCACACTTGATTCCGAGCAACTGATGCTTCAAAAAGAGGAAACTGACGTGGTACCAATTCTTCGTTCGCTTCTCCAAAAATATCAGACCTTAGCCCCTGAAAAAAGCATTGATCTAGAGGTTCCCTCTTATATTAAACCGGTCTGTATTGACGCCTTTCATTTTGAAAATGCCATTTCAAACCTCATCGATAATGCCTTAAAATATGGAGGTGATCAAATCCGAATATGTTTGCAGCAATCAGAACAAACCATAATTAAAGTTTGGGACAATGGCGGGAAAATCACCTCAGAACAAAGAGATCGTATTTTTGAGCAGTTTTACAGAATCCCTCAAGGCAACCTACATGATGTAAAAGGCTTTGGGATTGGCTTGTATTATGTGAAAAAGATTCTTGAAAAGCATGATGGAAAAATCAGTCTGCAAACTTCTAAAAACAGCACTTCATTTATCACAGCTTGGCCATGA
- a CDS encoding GLPGLI family protein, which translates to MKTKILLLGFIVLMSFVGTTNAQGLTGRAYYKSSSNIKISMDSSKMAPDAMADIQRQLKKQMEKEYVLTFTQGESNWKQAESLGSGPASASSSGAMVVINTGSSDLVLYKNLSDQTYLKEEDLMGKEFLVNDKLKLYDWELTGETKKIGNYECQKATYSKIVDSKRFSTGMEEMEVVKDTIKVEAWFTSQIPVSHGPSEYWGLPGLILELQNNGSTLIAEKIVLNPEEPVEIIIPKKGKEMSSEDYRALADEKMEEMMKKYSGKSGEHQMMIKIGN; encoded by the coding sequence ATGAAAACCAAAATTTTACTTCTCGGATTTATTGTTTTAATGAGTTTTGTCGGAACGACAAATGCTCAAGGATTAACAGGTAGAGCCTATTACAAATCATCTTCCAATATCAAGATTTCCATGGATAGCAGCAAAATGGCTCCAGATGCAATGGCAGATATTCAGCGTCAGTTGAAAAAACAAATGGAAAAGGAATATGTCTTGACTTTTACCCAAGGGGAATCGAATTGGAAGCAAGCAGAAAGTTTGGGCTCTGGGCCAGCATCAGCTTCTTCTAGCGGCGCTATGGTCGTCATCAATACCGGTAGCAGCGATTTGGTATTGTATAAAAACCTTTCAGATCAAACTTACCTAAAAGAGGAGGATCTCATGGGTAAAGAGTTTTTAGTGAATGATAAGCTGAAACTTTATGATTGGGAGCTTACAGGAGAGACTAAAAAAATCGGAAACTACGAATGTCAGAAAGCAACCTATTCGAAAATTGTAGATAGCAAACGCTTTTCAACCGGTATGGAAGAGATGGAAGTCGTGAAAGATACCATCAAGGTAGAGGCTTGGTTCACATCGCAAATCCCGGTCAGTCATGGACCATCTGAATATTGGGGTTTACCAGGTTTGATTTTGGAGCTTCAAAACAATGGCAGCACATTGATTGCCGAAAAAATTGTGTTGAACCCAGAAGAGCCTGTTGAAATAATCATTCCAAAAAAAGGGAAAGAAATGAGTAGTGAGGATTACCGTGCTTTGGCAGATGAGAAGATGGAAGAAATGATGAAAAAGTACTCAGGTAAGTCTGGGGAGCATCAGATGATGATCAAAATCGGTAATTAA